One window of the Mycobacterium xenopi genome contains the following:
- the mftD gene encoding pre-mycofactocin synthase MftD (MftD, an enzyme found in the mycofactocin biosynthesis locus, performs an oxidative deamination of 3-amino-5-[(p-hydroxyphenyl)methyl]-4,4-dimethyl-2-pyrrolidinone (AHDP). The resulting compound, now called pre-mycofactocin (PMFT), is a biologically active redox cofactor that can oxidize the non-exchangeable NADH of TIGR03971 family SDR-type oxidoreductases.): protein MARNRWFETVAIAQQRAKRRLPKSVYSSLVAASEKGVTVSDNVEAFSELGFAPHVVGAVDKRDLSTTVMGQHISLPVIISPTGVQAVHPDGEVAVARAAAARGTAMGLSSFASKPIEEVIAVNDKLFFQIYWLGGRDAIAERVERARQAGAVGLIVTTDWTFSHGRDWGSPKIPEEMNLRTMLRLSPEAITRPGWLWQYARTLRPPNLRVPNQGKRGEPGPPFFAAYGEWMATPPPTWSDIAWLRELWDGPFMLKGIVRVDDAKRAVDAGVSAISVSNHGGNNLDGTPATIRALPAVADAVGDQVEVLLDGGIRRGSDVVKALALGARAVMIGRAYLWGLAAAGQRGVENVLDILRSGIDCALMGLGHASVHDLGLDDVVIPPGFTRALGVPATRTG from the coding sequence ATGGCCCGCAATCGTTGGTTCGAGACGGTCGCCATCGCCCAGCAGCGAGCCAAGCGTCGGCTTCCTAAGTCGGTCTACTCCTCGCTGGTTGCCGCCAGCGAGAAAGGGGTGACGGTCTCCGACAACGTCGAGGCATTCAGCGAACTGGGTTTCGCACCGCACGTGGTAGGCGCTGTCGACAAGCGGGATCTTTCCACAACGGTTATGGGGCAGCATATTTCGCTGCCGGTGATCATCTCGCCCACCGGTGTCCAAGCGGTCCATCCGGACGGCGAAGTCGCGGTGGCGCGGGCCGCGGCGGCGCGCGGCACGGCGATGGGCTTGTCGTCGTTTGCCAGCAAACCGATCGAGGAAGTCATCGCGGTCAACGACAAGCTGTTCTTCCAGATCTACTGGCTCGGTGGTCGGGATGCGATCGCCGAGCGGGTCGAACGGGCCCGCCAAGCCGGCGCGGTGGGCCTGATCGTCACCACCGATTGGACGTTCTCCCACGGCCGCGATTGGGGCAGCCCGAAGATTCCGGAAGAGATGAACCTGCGCACCATGCTGCGGTTGTCGCCGGAAGCGATCACGCGCCCCGGCTGGCTGTGGCAGTATGCGCGCACGCTGCGTCCACCGAACCTGCGGGTTCCCAACCAGGGCAAGCGCGGCGAGCCCGGCCCGCCCTTCTTTGCCGCTTACGGCGAATGGATGGCGACACCCCCGCCCACTTGGTCGGACATCGCGTGGCTGCGCGAATTGTGGGACGGTCCGTTCATGCTCAAAGGCATAGTGCGGGTCGATGACGCGAAAAGGGCTGTCGATGCCGGGGTTTCCGCTATCTCAGTGTCCAACCACGGCGGCAACAACCTGGACGGAACGCCGGCCACCATCCGTGCACTGCCAGCCGTAGCCGATGCGGTCGGCGACCAGGTGGAGGTTTTGCTGGACGGCGGTATCCGGCGCGGAAGTGATGTGGTCAAGGCGCTGGCACTAGGTGCGCGGGCGGTGATGATCGGCCGGGCCTACCTGTGGGGGCTGGCCGCCGCCGGCCAGCGCGGCGTGGAAAACGTTCTCGACATCCTGCGGTCGGGGATCGACTGCGCGCTGATGGGCCTGGGCCACGCGTCGGTGCACGACTTGGGCCTCGACGACGTCGTGATACCCCCCGGCTTTACCCGAGCGCTCGGCGTGCCAGCCACCCGGACTGGCTAG
- the mftF gene encoding mycofactocin biosynthesis glycosyltransferase MftF (Members of this protein family, MftF, are glycosyltransferases, members of PF00535 (glycosyl transferase family 2). The encoding gene is found as part of the mycofactocin cassette, in Mycobacterium tuberculosis, many other Actinobacteria, and occasional members of other lineages. Mycofactocin itself, a putative redox carrier, is a heavily modified derivative of the C-terminal Val-Tyr dipeptide of the mycofactocin precursor MftA (TIGR03969).) has protein sequence MTPSRLPDGFAVQVDRRVRVLGQGSALLGGSPTRLLRLAPAAREMLDGGRLKVHDAVSAELARTLLDATVAHPRPAGGPSHRDVTVVIPVRDNPSGLRRLATSLRGLRIVVVDDGSVVPVEQDDFAGMHCDIEVLRHVRSRGPAAARNTGLAACSTDFVAFLDSDVVPRRGWLESLLGHFCDPTVALVAPRIVGLPQSDHLLARYEAVRSSLDLGQREAPVMPYGPVSYVPSAAIICRTKALRDVGGFDETLRAGEDVDLCWRLVESGARLRYEPIALVAHDHRTELRDWLARKAFYGSSAAPLSVRHPDKTAPLVISGSALAMWILMSIGSAIGYLASVAVAALTGRRIARKMQGPETRLWDVVTVVVRGLWSAALQLASAICRHYWPVALGAAIVSRHCRRAVIIAAIVDGVVDWVNHKADSDDETRPIGLLPYLVLKRLDDLVYGLGVWGGVVRERNIGPLKPQIRT, from the coding sequence ATGACCCCGAGCCGGCTGCCAGACGGTTTCGCTGTGCAGGTCGACCGCCGCGTGCGGGTGCTCGGCCAGGGGTCGGCTCTGCTCGGTGGGTCTCCGACCCGGCTGCTGCGGTTGGCGCCGGCGGCCCGCGAGATGCTCGACGGTGGACGCCTGAAGGTCCATGATGCGGTCAGCGCCGAGCTGGCTCGCACGCTACTGGATGCGACCGTGGCTCATCCCCGGCCAGCGGGCGGCCCGTCGCACCGTGACGTCACTGTGGTAATCCCGGTGCGGGACAACCCTTCTGGTTTACGGCGGTTGGCGACATCGTTGCGTGGGCTGCGCATCGTCGTTGTTGACGACGGCTCGGTTGTCCCGGTTGAACAAGACGATTTTGCGGGAATGCACTGCGACATCGAGGTGCTGCGCCACGTTCGTAGCAGGGGGCCGGCGGCTGCGCGCAACACCGGCCTTGCCGCTTGCTCCACCGATTTCGTGGCGTTCCTGGATTCTGACGTGGTGCCACGCCGCGGCTGGTTGGAATCTCTGCTCGGCCATTTTTGCGACCCCACGGTCGCGCTGGTAGCCCCGCGCATCGTCGGTTTACCGCAAAGTGACCATCTGCTAGCGCGTTACGAGGCGGTGCGCTCCTCGCTGGACCTGGGTCAGCGGGAGGCCCCGGTCATGCCCTACGGGCCGGTCTCCTACGTTCCGAGCGCAGCAATCATCTGCCGTACCAAAGCATTGCGTGACGTCGGCGGGTTCGACGAGACGCTGCGGGCGGGCGAGGATGTCGACTTGTGTTGGCGTCTGGTGGAATCCGGCGCCAGGCTGCGCTACGAGCCCATTGCGCTGGTGGCGCATGACCACCGCACCGAGCTGCGCGATTGGCTTGCGCGCAAAGCGTTTTACGGCAGCTCTGCGGCCCCGCTGTCGGTTCGTCATCCGGACAAGACGGCACCGCTTGTGATCTCGGGCTCGGCGCTGGCAATGTGGATTCTGATGTCGATCGGCTCAGCGATCGGCTACCTGGCGTCGGTGGCCGTCGCCGCTTTGACCGGCCGACGAATCGCCCGCAAGATGCAGGGTCCCGAAACGCGGCTGTGGGATGTTGTGACCGTCGTGGTACGCGGCTTGTGGTCAGCCGCACTGCAATTGGCGTCAGCGATTTGCCGGCATTACTGGCCCGTCGCGCTGGGTGCTGCCATCGTGTCCCGGCACTGCCGACGCGCGGTGATCATCGCCGCGATCGTCGACGGCGTCGTGGATTGGGTCAATCACAAGGCCGACAGCGACGACGAAACCAGGCCCATCGGGCTGCTGCCCTACTTGGTGCTCAAACGTCTCGATGACCTGGTCTACGGCCTCGGTGTGTGGGGCGGGGTAGTGCGGGAGCGCAACATCGGTCCGCTCAAACCGCAAATCCGGACCTGA
- the mftE gene encoding mycofactocin biosynthesis peptidyl-dipeptidase MftE — MNSSYHRQVAVLAELGGSTSSQLQNMSPAVLIPVGSTEQHGPHLPLDTDTRIATAVAGAVAGRLSAHRSKDARRWLVAPAIAYGDSGEHQSFAGTISIGTHALTTLLVEYGRSASGWADRLAFVNGHGGNVTALRQAVTLLRAEGRDVGWCACTAQGGDAHAGHTETSVLLHLSPLDVLTDQWCAGNGTPLRELLPSMRRGGMAAVSEVGVLGDPTTATAEEGERIFAEMVDSCVQRVTRWAPGTDGMLI, encoded by the coding sequence GTGAATTCGTCCTACCATCGGCAAGTGGCTGTCTTGGCCGAACTCGGGGGCTCGACGTCGAGCCAGCTACAAAACATGTCGCCAGCAGTACTTATCCCCGTGGGGTCCACCGAGCAGCATGGGCCGCACCTCCCGCTGGACACCGACACGCGGATCGCCACCGCGGTCGCTGGCGCGGTGGCCGGGCGGCTCAGCGCACACCGCTCGAAGGATGCACGGCGTTGGCTGGTGGCTCCGGCCATCGCGTACGGAGACAGCGGGGAGCACCAAAGCTTCGCCGGAACGATCTCCATCGGCACGCACGCCCTGACAACGTTGCTGGTGGAGTACGGCAGGTCGGCAAGCGGCTGGGCTGATCGGCTCGCCTTTGTCAACGGCCACGGCGGCAACGTCACCGCGTTGCGTCAGGCAGTCACTTTGCTACGCGCCGAAGGGCGCGACGTCGGATGGTGCGCATGCACCGCGCAAGGCGGCGACGCTCACGCTGGCCACACCGAAACCTCGGTGCTGCTGCATCTTTCGCCGCTCGACGTGCTAACAGATCAGTGGTGCGCGGGCAATGGCACACCGTTGCGCGAGCTGCTGCCGTCGATGCGCCGGGGCGGGATGGCCGCGGTGAGTGAAGTCGGGGTGCTGGGCGACCCCACCACGGCGACCGCCGAGGAGGGCGAGCGGATCTTTGCTGAAATGGTCGACAGCTGTGTGCAGCGCGTGACCCGATGGGCTCCGGGCACCGACGGGATGCTGATATGA
- the mftG gene encoding mycofactocin system GMC family oxidoreductase MftG, protein MTAAGPRSDVLIIGAGSAGSVVAERLSGDPSCVVTVLEAGTALADPDLLAQTANGLQLPIGAASPLVQRYEAQLTEQPARRMPIVRGATVGGSGAVNGGYFCRGLPRDFDRIEAPGWAWVDVLDHFRAIETDLDFDGPAHGRDGPIPVQRTHEMVGTTQVFIEAAHRAGFAWIADLNDVGGWSEMPAGVGAVPLNIVNGVRTGSGAGYLLPALSRPNLRLLAQTRALRLRFSGSRVVGVDAVGPGGPITALADRIVLCAGAIESAHLLMLSGIGDAAMLRAAGVDVVTPLPVGMHCTDHPEWVLPTNWAVVPRRPVLEVILSTADDIEIRPYTGGFVAMVGDGSAGHPDWPHIGVALMQPRSRARVSLVSADPRVPPRIELRYDSEPDDIAALRRGSELARELACAAAEVGTPLWSTSQHLCGTAPMGTEHDPVAVVDHRCRVRGIEGLWVVDGSILPTITSRGPHATIVMLAHRAAEFIE, encoded by the coding sequence TTGACCGCAGCGGGCCCGCGTAGCGATGTGCTGATCATCGGTGCGGGAAGCGCTGGATCTGTAGTGGCGGAACGGCTTTCCGGCGATCCCAGCTGTGTGGTGACGGTGTTGGAGGCCGGCACGGCGCTTGCTGATCCAGATTTGCTCGCCCAAACCGCGAACGGGTTGCAGTTGCCGATCGGAGCCGCAAGCCCATTGGTCCAGCGCTACGAGGCACAACTCACCGAGCAGCCGGCACGCAGGATGCCGATCGTGCGTGGGGCGACGGTCGGTGGTTCGGGCGCGGTCAACGGTGGCTACTTCTGCCGCGGCTTGCCACGTGACTTCGACCGGATTGAGGCGCCGGGGTGGGCATGGGTCGACGTCTTAGACCACTTTCGCGCTATCGAAACGGACCTGGATTTCGACGGCCCGGCACACGGCCGTGACGGCCCAATCCCGGTCCAGCGCACGCACGAAATGGTTGGTACCACACAAGTGTTCATCGAGGCAGCACACAGAGCGGGCTTTGCGTGGATCGCTGATCTGAACGACGTCGGTGGCTGGTCTGAGATGCCGGCAGGCGTGGGTGCTGTCCCGCTGAACATTGTCAACGGCGTGCGTACGGGGTCAGGCGCCGGCTATCTGCTGCCCGCGCTGAGTCGGCCCAATCTGAGGCTGCTGGCCCAGACGCGGGCGCTGCGGCTGCGATTTTCCGGTTCCCGTGTGGTCGGTGTCGATGCGGTCGGGCCGGGCGGGCCTATCACCGCGTTAGCTGACCGAATCGTATTGTGCGCTGGGGCAATTGAATCAGCTCATCTGCTGATGCTGTCGGGTATCGGCGACGCGGCGATGTTGCGGGCGGCCGGCGTGGATGTGGTGACACCGCTTCCGGTGGGGATGCATTGCACCGACCACCCGGAATGGGTGTTGCCGACCAACTGGGCGGTGGTGCCGCGTCGTCCGGTGCTCGAAGTGATATTGAGCACCGCCGACGACATCGAGATTCGGCCATACACAGGCGGTTTCGTTGCAATGGTGGGTGACGGCAGCGCGGGCCACCCGGATTGGCCGCACATCGGGGTTGCCCTCATGCAACCCCGGTCACGGGCCCGCGTCTCGCTGGTTTCCGCCGATCCGCGGGTGCCGCCGCGTATCGAGCTCCGCTATGACAGCGAGCCCGACGACATCGCGGCCCTGCGTCGCGGCAGCGAGTTGGCGCGTGAACTGGCCTGCGCGGCCGCCGAGGTTGGCACACCGCTGTGGTCGACGTCGCAACACCTCTGCGGCACTGCGCCCATGGGAACCGAACACGACCCCGTCGCCGTGGTCGACCACCGCTGCCGGGTGCGCGGAATCGAAGGTCTGTGGGTGGTGGACGGCTCAATCCTGCCGACCATCACCAGCCGTGGACCGCACGCCACCATCGTGATGCTGGCGCACCGGGCCGCCGAGTTCATCGAATGA
- a CDS encoding MFS transporter has protein sequence MVDLLTQSDQRAGAVPCGSNRARIWTMVVACLGVSLVIASMVALNTALGDIAVATSAAQSQLTWIVDGYTVTLACLLLPAGAIGDRYGRRGALLAGLAIFAIASVVPTVFASPLPIIVARAVAGAGAAFIMPATLSLLTAAHRNDERMKAVGIWAGVAGCGAVIGMLGSGALLYFWPWQSIFWAFAAGAALIFVLACTVSSSRDPQAAPLDWPGAVLIGIAVAVFVFGVIQAPARGWSDPLICGSLGAGVVLAAIFGFVEVRCRHPLLDVRLFGKPDFATGAATITVFFMAMFGFFYAMMQYVQLVMGYSPIKTALAFSPLMLPMLTFSVLSQWYVPRLGLRLVVFTGLLLISAGFLWTRVLEIDSPYWDMVWPLLVISSGIGFCTAPTTSAIMAAVPDEKQGVASAVNDTTREVGAALGIALTGSILAARYGHLVASHLAAFPEPLRGPASHSLAQALEISRNLGAQGLQLTELSRSAFLQAMESSFLVLAAIIALAAVLIGLWAPGRDGQQLRLMRRLTARLAGESFDELGGPVRQHHDGGVRSTAGDGRQD, from the coding sequence ATGGTCGATCTTCTCACTCAGAGTGACCAACGTGCTGGCGCGGTGCCATGTGGTTCCAACCGCGCACGAATCTGGACGATGGTCGTGGCCTGCCTGGGCGTGTCCCTGGTGATCGCGTCCATGGTCGCGCTGAACACCGCACTCGGTGATATCGCGGTGGCGACTTCGGCTGCCCAGTCACAGCTGACCTGGATTGTCGACGGCTACACCGTCACGTTGGCGTGTCTTCTGTTGCCCGCCGGAGCCATTGGTGACCGTTACGGGCGGCGCGGAGCCCTGCTGGCGGGCCTGGCGATCTTCGCGATTGCGTCCGTGGTGCCGACGGTATTCGCCAGCCCGTTACCGATCATCGTGGCCCGCGCCGTCGCCGGCGCCGGGGCGGCGTTCATCATGCCCGCCACCCTGTCGCTGCTGACCGCCGCTCACCGCAATGACGAACGGATGAAGGCGGTGGGCATTTGGGCGGGCGTCGCCGGATGCGGCGCGGTCATCGGCATGCTCGGATCCGGAGCACTGCTGTATTTCTGGCCGTGGCAGTCGATCTTCTGGGCTTTCGCGGCTGGCGCGGCGCTGATCTTCGTACTCGCGTGCACGGTGTCCTCGTCACGCGATCCCCAAGCCGCGCCGCTGGACTGGCCGGGCGCAGTATTGATCGGGATTGCCGTCGCGGTTTTCGTCTTCGGCGTGATTCAAGCGCCTGCGCGCGGCTGGAGTGACCCGCTGATTTGCGGCTCGCTTGGCGCCGGTGTCGTGCTGGCGGCAATCTTCGGATTCGTCGAGGTGCGATGCCGGCATCCGCTGCTCGACGTTCGGTTGTTCGGCAAACCTGATTTCGCCACCGGAGCCGCGACGATCACGGTCTTTTTCATGGCGATGTTCGGTTTCTTCTACGCGATGATGCAATACGTCCAATTGGTGATGGGTTACAGCCCGATCAAGACCGCTTTGGCATTTAGCCCGTTGATGCTTCCGATGCTGACGTTTTCTGTGCTGTCCCAATGGTATGTGCCTCGGCTTGGGCTGCGCCTGGTGGTGTTCACCGGATTGCTACTGATATCGGCCGGCTTTTTGTGGACGCGTGTGCTCGAGATCGACTCGCCGTATTGGGACATGGTTTGGCCGCTGCTGGTGATAAGCAGCGGGATCGGCTTCTGCACTGCGCCGACCACATCGGCCATCATGGCGGCCGTACCTGACGAGAAGCAGGGCGTTGCCTCTGCGGTCAACGACACCACCCGAGAAGTGGGTGCCGCGTTGGGGATCGCGTTGACGGGATCGATCCTGGCGGCCAGGTACGGCCATCTCGTCGCGTCGCACCTTGCCGCATTCCCGGAACCACTTCGCGGACCTGCCTCGCATTCGCTGGCCCAGGCCCTTGAGATCTCCAGAAACCTTGGCGCCCAGGGCTTGCAGCTCACCGAGCTCAGCCGCAGCGCCTTCCTACAGGCGATGGAGTCGTCGTTTCTGGTTCTAGCGGCGATTATCGCGCTAGCCGCGGTACTGATCGGCCTGTGGGCACCGGGACGTGACGGGCAACAACTACGCTTGATGCGCCGGCTCACCGCCCGGCTGGCGGGCGAGTCATTCGATGAACTCGGCGGCCCGGTGCGCCAGCATCACGATGGTGGCGTGCGGTCCACGGCTGGTGATGGTCGGCAGGATTGA
- a CDS encoding cytochrome P450 → MSAPIIDEAAKVFADPTAYTDEPRLHAALTHLRAHAPVSLVDCPPYRPFWAITKHADIMEIERDNNLWINEPRPLLQTAQNDDIARAQLEAGMGLRTLIHMDDPQHRVVRAIGADWFRPKAMRALKVRVDELAKIYVDKMMAADGECDFVQEVAVNYPLYVIMSLLGLPESDFPRMLRLTQELFGGDDAEFKRGNTPEEQLQVLLDFFGYFNALTAARREHPTEDLASAIANARVDGEPLSDVETASYYVIIATAGHDTTSATIAGGLQALIENPDQRKRLTDNLDLMPLATEEMIRWVTPVKEFMRTATEDTVVRGVPIAKGESVYLSYVSGNRDEEVFHDPFRFDVGRDPNKHLAFGYGVHFCLGAALARMEVNSFFAELLPRLKSIELNGEPELIATVFVGGLKHLPIRYELR, encoded by the coding sequence ATGAGTGCCCCGATCATTGACGAAGCTGCGAAAGTATTTGCCGACCCGACCGCCTACACCGACGAACCGCGCCTTCACGCGGCGCTGACCCATCTGCGCGCCCACGCACCGGTGTCGCTGGTGGATTGTCCGCCGTACCGCCCGTTCTGGGCGATCACCAAACACGCCGACATCATGGAAATCGAGCGGGACAACAACTTGTGGATCAACGAACCGCGACCGCTGCTACAGACCGCGCAGAACGACGACATCGCGCGGGCCCAGCTGGAAGCGGGGATGGGACTACGCACGCTGATCCACATGGACGACCCGCAGCACCGCGTAGTCCGTGCGATCGGCGCAGACTGGTTTCGGCCCAAGGCGATGCGCGCGCTGAAGGTCCGCGTCGACGAGCTGGCCAAAATCTACGTCGACAAGATGATGGCGGCCGACGGCGAATGCGACTTCGTGCAGGAGGTCGCGGTGAACTACCCGCTGTATGTCATCATGTCGCTGCTGGGCCTGCCGGAATCGGATTTCCCGAGGATGCTCAGGCTCACCCAGGAGCTTTTCGGCGGCGACGACGCCGAGTTCAAGCGCGGCAACACCCCCGAAGAACAGCTCCAGGTATTGCTCGACTTCTTCGGCTATTTCAACGCTCTGACCGCGGCTCGGCGCGAGCACCCAACCGAGGACCTGGCCTCCGCGATTGCCAACGCCCGCGTGGACGGCGAACCCCTGTCGGACGTCGAGACCGCGTCGTATTACGTGATCATCGCCACCGCCGGTCACGACACCACCAGCGCGACCATTGCCGGCGGCCTGCAGGCGCTGATCGAAAACCCAGACCAACGAAAGCGACTCACCGACAACCTTGATCTGATGCCGCTGGCCACCGAGGAGATGATCCGCTGGGTCACGCCGGTCAAGGAATTCATGCGCACCGCAACCGAGGACACTGTCGTCCGCGGAGTGCCGATCGCCAAAGGCGAGTCGGTGTATTTGTCTTACGTTTCCGGCAACCGCGACGAAGAGGTGTTCCACGACCCGTTCCGCTTCGACGTTGGTCGTGATCCCAACAAACACTTGGCTTTTGGATATGGCGTGCACTTCTGTTTGGGCGCCGCGCTGGCCCGCATGGAGGTCAATAGCTTCTTCGCAGAGCTGCTGCCGCGGCTGAAATCGATTGAACTGAATGGCGAACCGGAGCTCATTGCGACGGTGTTTGTCGGCGGGTTGAAGCACCTGCCGATCCGCTACGAGCTGCGCTGA
- a CDS encoding carboxylesterase family protein, which produces MRSGGVLARQKSPDRASPADAGVVRTAAGLVRGQVAADYRLFQGIPYAAPPVGPLRWQPPRPPAPWHGMRDASKPGPQCMQESRGRKATSEDCLTLNVWTPPLGATAEKHPVMVWIHGGGFVNGSGDLYNSRWLVAQGHLVVVTVNYRLGALGFLAHPSLGAGDRVGNYGLADQQAALRWVRDNIASFGGDPTRVTIAGESAGAMSVCDHLVAPGSAGLFRAAIVQSGPCQAQVDLASAQRTSLDYAASVGCADPATAAQCLRALPAAKLARPPWYSRIGDSDSLSGPVTGTATLPVDPVAAFGAGHGAKVPVLIGTNQDEFTMFTALRYLRLGRTMTAAEYPGVLADIFGPDGRAVGAHYPPDRYGGDVSLAYAAAVTDGVFACVADRIGEALRRGAPVYAYEFDDRGAPAPEPLRRAPFPLGASHSLELRYLFAVGGAPPLSLNPWMVPVI; this is translated from the coding sequence GTGCGGTCAGGCGGCGTCCTGGCGCGGCAAAAATCGCCAGATCGCGCCAGTCCCGCAGACGCCGGGGTGGTGCGCACCGCCGCGGGCCTGGTGCGCGGTCAGGTCGCCGCGGATTACCGGCTTTTCCAAGGCATTCCATATGCGGCACCCCCGGTCGGACCGTTGCGCTGGCAGCCGCCGAGACCACCGGCGCCATGGCACGGAATGCGGGATGCGAGTAAGCCGGGCCCCCAGTGCATGCAGGAAAGCCGTGGCCGCAAGGCGACGAGCGAGGATTGCCTGACGCTCAACGTGTGGACCCCACCGCTCGGCGCGACCGCTGAGAAACACCCGGTGATGGTGTGGATTCACGGTGGCGGCTTCGTCAACGGCAGCGGCGACCTCTACAACTCACGGTGGCTGGTGGCGCAGGGCCACCTCGTCGTGGTCACCGTCAACTACCGCCTGGGCGCGCTCGGGTTTCTGGCCCACCCGTCGCTGGGCGCCGGCGATCGTGTCGGCAACTATGGCCTGGCCGACCAGCAGGCGGCGCTGCGCTGGGTTCGAGACAACATCGCCAGCTTCGGTGGGGATCCGACCCGAGTAACCATCGCCGGCGAATCGGCGGGTGCGATGTCGGTGTGTGACCATCTGGTGGCACCCGGTTCGGCAGGGCTGTTCCGGGCGGCCATCGTGCAGAGCGGTCCGTGCCAGGCGCAGGTCGACCTGGCGAGCGCACAGCGCACCAGCCTCGACTACGCGGCATCGGTGGGCTGCGCCGACCCCGCGACCGCCGCCCAGTGCCTGCGGGCGTTGCCGGCCGCGAAGCTGGCCCGGCCGCCGTGGTATTCGCGCATCGGCGATTCGGATTCGCTGTCCGGCCCGGTGACCGGGACAGCGACACTGCCGGTCGACCCGGTCGCCGCGTTCGGCGCCGGCCACGGGGCCAAGGTTCCGGTATTGATCGGCACCAACCAGGACGAGTTCACCATGTTCACTGCGCTGCGCTACCTGCGGTTGGGCCGGACCATGACAGCGGCGGAGTATCCGGGCGTGCTGGCCGATATCTTCGGCCCCGACGGTCGGGCGGTGGGGGCCCACTATCCGCCCGACCGCTACGGCGGCGACGTGTCGCTCGCCTACGCGGCCGCAGTGACCGACGGCGTCTTTGCCTGTGTCGCCGACCGAATCGGCGAAGCGCTGCGCCGGGGAGCACCCGTGTATGCCTACGAGTTCGACGACCGCGGGGCTCCGGCGCCCGAGCCGTTGCGCCGCGCGCCATTTCCGCTGGGCGCCAGCCACTCCCTGGAGCTGCGCTACCTGTTCGCCGTCGGCGGGGCGCCACCGCTAAGCCTAAATCCGTGGATGGTTCCGGTGATTTGA
- a CDS encoding TetR/AcrR family transcriptional regulator gives MTIDAVTRGANVARATLYRHFPSANDLLAAAFNSLLPPAPMPPAEGSLRDRLIALVLAEAELIAEAPGMLAAMSWMALGGELQRLPEPRHTQADSPALTTLRERIAQQYAAPFDAIFDSPEAAELGEIDRSRAIALLIGPLVLGRLSTLPDFDYRECARAAVDGFLHVQRKQRKAISAARSGSAGASTRRQTPSQ, from the coding sequence GTGACGATCGATGCGGTCACTCGCGGCGCCAACGTAGCCCGGGCGACGCTGTACCGCCACTTCCCGAGCGCAAACGATTTGCTCGCAGCAGCATTCAACAGCCTGCTGCCGCCCGCGCCGATGCCGCCGGCAGAGGGTTCGCTGCGCGACCGGCTCATCGCGTTAGTGCTGGCCGAGGCTGAATTGATCGCGGAGGCACCCGGCATGCTGGCCGCGATGTCCTGGATGGCGCTGGGCGGAGAGCTGCAGCGGCTGCCAGAACCCCGTCACACCCAGGCCGATAGTCCCGCGCTCACCACGCTGCGCGAGCGGATCGCCCAGCAGTACGCGGCCCCGTTTGACGCTATTTTCGACAGCCCCGAGGCCGCCGAGCTGGGCGAGATCGACCGCTCGCGCGCGATCGCGCTGCTAATCGGCCCGCTGGTGCTCGGCCGGTTGAGCACCTTGCCCGATTTCGACTACCGCGAGTGTGCCCGCGCCGCTGTCGACGGGTTCCTGCACGTGCAACGTAAGCAGCGCAAGGCGATCAGCGCAGCTCGTAGCGGATCGGCAGGTGCTTCAACCCGCCGACAAACACCGTCGCAATGA